TGATGTTCGGCATAACCGGACAGGCACGCCGCCATGACCGCTTGCAGGGAGGTATTAGCCATGGCCGGCCTCCAATTGGGCAAGCAGGTCCAGGGTCCCTTCGCCCTCGCTGGCACTGGGCAGCCAATGCACATAGCGCAGGGTGGTCTGGATGCTGCGGTGGCCCATCAACCGTTGCAGGCGCTCCACCGACAACCCGCCCGCCAATTGATGGGTGGCGTAGGCGTGGCGCAGCCCATGGATCCCGCCGACCGTGGTTACGCCGGCCTGGCGCTTGGCGTCGGTGAAGGCCTTCTGCAAGCCGGTCGGCGACAGCGGCGTCCCGGCGCGCCCGGCGAACAGCCAATCCGCTGGCCGATAGAGGCGCCAATAGTCCCGCAACGCCTCCAGCAGGGTCGGTGAGAGTGGGACCAGGCGGTCCTTCGCCCCCTTGCCCTGGGTGATCCGCAGCAGTCGGCGCTCGCCGTCGATGTCCTGCACCCGCAGGGCCAGGACTTCGCTCAGGCGCAGTCCGCAGCCATAGCAGACCGTCAACATCATGCGGTAACGCGGATTGTCGCAGGCGGCCAGGATGGCGGCGACCGCGCCGCGGGTGAGCAGCTCCGGGATGCGCTGCGGGCGCTTGGGTAAGGTGACCTCCAGGTCGACCGTCGGCCAGCCGAGCACCCGCAGATAGAAGAAGCGGATGCCGTTGTACATCAGCCGCACGCTGGCCGGGGCCAAACTGCGCTGCACCACCAGATGCTCGAAGTAGCGCGTGAGATCGGCGTGCTCCAGGGTGTCCGGGGAGCGCCGGGTGAATTTGGCGAGGTCACGCACCGCGTCGAGATAGCTTTCGTGGGTGCGCGGCGAGAAGCCATGCATCTGCATGGCCGTGATCATCTGCTGACGCAGGGGTGTCATCGTCTGGTTCTCGGTCAACGACCCGGAGTGGGCCGTTACGAGTGTGGACGATGGGGGACGGGGCGGGGCCGCGGGTAACCGTGGGACGGCTGGGCTTATCCGCGCTTCATTCGCTATTCAATGGCGCTGCGGGATGGCCGCGGAAGGCCCCGCGGAGCGGATTAGTTCAACGTTCAGGCCAAGGCGGCGCGCGCCACCGATGAGCCCGCAAACCAGCACAACGCCCGTGGCGCGCGCTCGCTCTTTGGCCGAAAGTTATCGCGCCGAGCAAAGCTCGGCGTCTCTTGCCGGGTGAAAGTCCCGGTCGGGTAAGGGTTAGCCGCCCGCCCGTATCGAGTGTTGGTCCCGTTGCGGAGTAGGGTAACCTGCGAACAACAGACGGGGCAAGCGTACACAGAGAATCCTGTAGGCCGCAGGGGAGG
The DNA window shown above is from Candidatus Thiodictyon syntrophicum and carries:
- a CDS encoding tyrosine-type recombinase/integrase, with product MTPLRQQMITAMQMHGFSPRTHESYLDAVRDLAKFTRRSPDTLEHADLTRYFEHLVVQRSLAPASVRLMYNGIRFFYLRVLGWPTVDLEVTLPKRPQRIPELLTRGAVAAILAACDNPRYRMMLTVCYGCGLRLSEVLALRVQDIDGERRLLRITQGKGAKDRLVPLSPTLLEALRDYWRLYRPADWLFAGRAGTPLSPTGLQKAFTDAKRQAGVTTVGGIHGLRHAYATHQLAGGLSVERLQRLMGHRSIQTTLRYVHWLPSASEGEGTLDLLAQLEAGHG